In Candidatus Bathyarchaeota archaeon, a genomic segment contains:
- a CDS encoding aspartate kinase: protein MVERVSVLKFGGSLIDFTGTNIPLIIRRILDYRGSGMSGAVAVFSAPKGVTDRLLAVGEARAHGRSYDIDEIFQSYRDLAFKYVDSRFIPEFQSELDGYKCEVEETLLKVDRRFDGSEKARVLTSGGELPTASLMKYILKSRSVESACPPKSEWPIVTDDNFDSATPDFELSRRRIPKLFKLIDEGFIISIGGFLGVTYDGLETLLGRGGSDQTAVFLACLFRERYEIETILMKETPVQSADPATVKGEGLKRVPVMTYNEASKATVSGMTIIQNAAVRLAMQHRLPVTVAPLKDPELKTVIQSDDPSGRIVKCVTGLRGCAIVTMRSEGSRSLEDCLRLWEGYDNFIDLGTEVMETGEVIRDFLIYDAEFVKKHEEQLKSFDKMMHVEYGVGLVTLIGDRMKDSPGVASIAIGSIPNINIKRGIFAPHTSQIILVVKDEDVPEAVRRIHSQIEKINERRT from the coding sequence ATGGTGGAGAGGGTATCTGTCCTTAAGTTTGGAGGTAGCCTAATAGATTTCACCGGAACAAATATTCCACTCATAATCAGGCGGATCTTAGACTATAGGGGGTCTGGTATGAGTGGCGCTGTCGCTGTCTTCTCAGCACCTAAAGGTGTAACTGACAGATTGTTGGCTGTGGGAGAGGCAAGGGCCCATGGCAGAAGCTACGACATAGATGAAATATTTCAATCCTATCGGGACCTCGCATTCAAATATGTTGATAGTAGATTTATTCCGGAGTTTCAGAGTGAGTTGGATGGGTATAAGTGTGAGGTTGAGGAGACTCTCCTTAAGGTCGATAGGAGATTCGACGGTTCAGAGAAGGCTAGGGTCCTCACAAGCGGTGGCGAGCTCCCAACAGCCTCCCTTATGAAGTACATCTTGAAATCGCGGTCCGTGGAGTCTGCCTGTCCACCAAAGTCTGAGTGGCCCATTGTGACCGATGATAATTTTGACAGTGCAACTCCAGACTTCGAACTCAGCAGAAGAAGAATTCCCAAACTCTTCAAGCTCATCGATGAAGGATTTATAATCTCTATCGGAGGATTCTTGGGCGTCACATATGATGGCCTCGAAACGCTCCTGGGAAGAGGTGGATCTGACCAGACGGCTGTATTCCTGGCTTGCCTGTTTAGGGAGCGTTATGAGATTGAGACTATTCTTATGAAAGAGACGCCGGTCCAGAGCGCCGATCCAGCTACTGTTAAAGGTGAAGGTCTTAAGAGGGTACCTGTTATGACTTACAATGAGGCTTCGAAAGCAACTGTTTCAGGGATGACGATCATACAGAATGCGGCTGTTAGACTTGCGATGCAGCACAGGCTCCCAGTCACAGTCGCTCCACTCAAGGATCCCGAACTAAAAACGGTAATTCAATCTGACGATCCGAGTGGGAGGATAGTCAAGTGTGTGACTGGGTTGAGGGGTTGCGCAATAGTTACCATGAGAAGTGAAGGAAGCAGATCCCTTGAAGATTGCCTCAGACTATGGGAGGGATACGACAATTTCATCGATCTGGGTACTGAAGTTATGGAGACTGGGGAGGTGATAAGAGACTTCCTGATATATGATGCTGAGTTTGTTAAGAAGCATGAGGAGCAGTTGAAATCCTTCGATAAAATGATGCATGTTGAGTATGGGGTCGGCTTAGTTACTTTGATAGGTGACAGGATGAAGGACTCCCCAGGCGTTGCATCAATTGCCATAGGATCTATTCCAAATATCAACATCAAAAGAGGTATCTTCGCACCCCATACATCCCAAATAATCCTAGTGGTTAAGGATGAAGATGTTCCAGAGGCTGTGAGACGGATCCATTCTCAAATCGAAAAGATCAATGAGAGGAGAACTTGA
- a CDS encoding pyridoxal phosphate-dependent aminotransferase, which yields MTMISERVRGIYPSLTLGITAKAKDLKRRGVDVTNLGAGEPDFPTPNNIKEAAKRAIDNNFTYYTPTSGIEELREAIAEKLKRFNKVKYEPQEIVLSCGGKHSLYNIMHVLLNPGDEVLLPIPYWVSYLEQVKLAGGRPVLIPAGEDGRINIDAMKESVTEKTRMLILNTPSNPDGRVLNMTELEAVADLALEHGLWIVSDEVYEAFVYDGLEHVSIASLSEEVRGRTVISNSFSKTYSMTGWRIGYTAGPVEVASAIGRLQDHMTSNPTSISQVAALEALRGPQDSVERMVQEFSNRRRVMVSRLNDMENVECQMPQGAFYAFPKIKVPGLSSMEFAERLLNEARVAVIPGLAFGKDDYLRLSYATSIQEIEKGMDRMEDFCRRLH from the coding sequence ATGACAATGATCTCTGAGAGGGTAAGGGGTATCTATCCAAGCCTGACCCTTGGAATAACTGCTAAGGCCAAGGATCTCAAGAGGAGAGGTGTGGATGTTACGAATCTGGGCGCTGGGGAACCTGACTTTCCAACACCCAATAACATCAAGGAGGCCGCGAAGAGGGCTATCGACAACAACTTCACCTACTACACTCCAACCTCAGGCATAGAAGAGTTGAGGGAGGCGATAGCTGAAAAGCTCAAGAGATTCAACAAAGTCAAGTATGAGCCTCAAGAGATAGTTCTCTCATGCGGTGGGAAACATAGCCTGTACAATATTATGCATGTCTTGCTGAATCCCGGGGATGAGGTCTTGCTTCCTATACCGTACTGGGTCAGCTACCTTGAACAGGTGAAACTTGCAGGTGGAAGACCGGTACTGATACCTGCAGGTGAGGATGGTAGGATAAATATTGATGCGATGAAGGAGTCGGTGACTGAGAAGACAAGGATGTTGATCTTGAATACACCATCAAACCCTGATGGGAGGGTGCTGAATATGACGGAGTTAGAGGCTGTAGCCGATCTTGCTTTGGAACACGGCCTGTGGATAGTTTCAGATGAGGTCTATGAGGCTTTCGTCTATGATGGTCTAGAACATGTCAGTATCGCCTCTTTGAGTGAGGAGGTTAGGGGAAGGACTGTGATCTCAAACTCCTTCTCCAAAACCTATTCGATGACAGGTTGGAGGATAGGTTACACGGCTGGGCCGGTTGAGGTGGCGTCGGCGATAGGTAGGCTCCAAGACCACATGACGAGTAACCCAACAAGCATATCGCAGGTGGCTGCCCTAGAAGCCCTGAGGGGTCCCCAAGACTCTGTCGAAAGAATGGTTCAAGAGTTCAGCAATAGAAGGAGAGTGATGGTATCTAGGCTAAACGATATGGAGAATGTTGAGTGTCAGATGCCTCAAGGAGCATTCTACGCTTTTCCAAAAATAAAGGTTCCAGGCTTATCATCTATGGAGTTTGCCGAGAGGCTACTTAACGAGGCCAGGGTTGCAGTGATACCTGGACTAGCCTTCGGCAAAGATGATTACTTGAGGCTGAGCTACGCAACATCTATTCAGGAGATAGAGAAGGGCATGGATAGGATGGAGGATTTCTGCAGAAGACTCCATTGA
- a CDS encoding phospholipase D family protein, with amino-acid sequence MSSKKSSAAILSLFIFGVVSGVILTRFLVCPGAMFEARPASQPSQAAPSIICEVCFSPGGGCKSKLIYWFSRANNTIHIMVTSFTLDDVGDALIYARRRGVDVKVVFEKEDLTEYSEYGKLKDAGIQVRVDTNPALMHNKVAIIDGLITITGSYNWSRSAEEKNNENMVILRSMEVASIYEREFNKIWSASK; translated from the coding sequence GTGTCAAGTAAAAAATCATCAGCCGCCATCTTATCTCTATTCATTTTTGGAGTGGTCTCTGGGGTTATTCTCACAAGATTTCTAGTCTGTCCGGGGGCAATGTTTGAGGCCAGGCCTGCATCCCAGCCTTCCCAAGCAGCGCCGTCTATAATCTGCGAGGTATGTTTCTCTCCTGGAGGAGGTTGCAAGTCCAAACTCATCTACTGGTTTAGTAGGGCCAACAATACAATACATATAATGGTAACCAGCTTCACGCTGGATGATGTCGGCGATGCTCTGATATATGCGAGGAGGCGCGGGGTTGATGTCAAAGTTGTCTTTGAGAAGGAGGACTTGACCGAGTACAGTGAATATGGTAAACTCAAAGATGCTGGTATTCAAGTGAGAGTCGACACGAATCCTGCACTCATGCATAATAAAGTAGCTATAATCGATGGTTTGATCACGATAACTGGGAGTTACAATTGGAGTAGAAGTGCTGAGGAAAAGAATAATGAAAATATGGTGATCTTAAGATCTATGGAAGTCGCCTCAATATATGAGAGGGAGTTCAACAAAATCTGGAGCGCCAGCAAATAG
- a CDS encoding ABC transporter permease, which translates to MSRLLQDSSTVALKEVKELTRDPVSLALTIMFPILLVTIFVAIVSSFNATSYDIPVVIADLDGSASSSRLLDGLTASPDIKVTQIFYDEGQAVRAVESGEAVGAIIIPKGFEETLMSGREAYIIVQTDNSKTLTPLLVYGAAITETRALTSNYGNQIQGVASLEVISRPISGRPLSGDPILPGMLGMITILGAFDDAVNAITRERERGTFSRLILTPVNIFSIYSGKMFATLLLNGARTTLMMIIFTLTGLVVRGNILLVYLTTSLMAMFTLAVGLALSSRVRSSSTLTILEIALTFPLFQLAGSFSSPEFLAPGGKAISKMLPWTYGNIALRKIIYLGLGLEAVSSHLLILSISTIILLPIATLLSKRTM; encoded by the coding sequence ATGAGCCGGTTACTTCAAGACTCTTCAACAGTGGCCTTGAAGGAGGTGAAAGAGCTGACTCGAGACCCCGTCTCCCTGGCTCTCACCATAATGTTCCCAATACTTTTGGTGACCATATTCGTCGCCATAGTCTCATCATTCAACGCAACGAGTTACGATATTCCTGTAGTAATTGCCGACCTAGACGGCTCAGCCTCATCCAGCCGGCTCCTCGACGGGCTCACAGCCTCACCTGACATTAAAGTTACCCAGATCTTCTATGATGAAGGTCAAGCAGTACGTGCTGTGGAGTCAGGCGAAGCTGTCGGCGCCATAATAATTCCTAAAGGCTTCGAGGAAACCTTGATGAGTGGCCGGGAGGCTTACATAATTGTTCAGACAGACAACTCCAAGACATTGACACCGTTACTGGTGTACGGCGCTGCAATCACCGAGACACGTGCGTTGACCTCAAACTATGGAAATCAAATCCAAGGTGTAGCCTCCCTCGAAGTGATATCAAGGCCAATCTCAGGCAGACCACTCAGCGGCGATCCAATCCTACCGGGCATGTTAGGAATGATCACGATACTTGGGGCATTCGACGATGCTGTAAACGCGATAACTAGGGAGCGTGAGAGGGGTACATTCTCTAGGCTGATCCTCACACCTGTAAACATATTCTCAATATATTCTGGGAAGATGTTTGCTACACTACTGCTGAATGGCGCACGCACAACCCTCATGATGATCATATTCACCTTGACAGGCCTGGTGGTGAGGGGAAACATCCTATTGGTATACTTGACAACATCATTGATGGCGATGTTCACGTTGGCAGTAGGTTTGGCACTTTCATCAAGGGTAAGAAGCTCATCAACATTGACCATTCTGGAGATTGCTCTAACATTTCCCCTATTTCAGTTGGCTGGATCATTCTCTTCGCCAGAGTTTCTCGCTCCAGGAGGTAAAGCCATATCGAAGATGCTGCCATGGACATACGGCAACATCGCCCTCAGAAAGATAATATATCTAGGCCTAGGCCTCGAAGCAGTCTCATCCCACCTCCTAATTCTCTCAATCAGCACCATCATACTTCTACCAATTGCAACTTTACTTTCGAAGAGGACAATGTGA